One genomic region from Daphnia magna isolate NIES linkage group LG10, ASM2063170v1.1, whole genome shotgun sequence encodes:
- the LOC123476927 gene encoding uncharacterized protein LOC123476927, giving the protein MDLYKYLVEIGFIDISVSSYCLQCSGQLTLISSTTVIDGCQLKCNNRIGVNGSTIKTKLCSKKFTIRRYSWFHKSHLTIHEILTLTYYWWSEISQKYGENDLDLAHGTTIDWNNFCREVSEHVVINNSEKIGGFGITVEIDESKFGKSNLLDAVMILVIVI; this is encoded by the exons ATGGATTTGTACAAATACTTAGTGGAAATTGGATTTATTGATATCAGTGTGTCTTCGTATTGTCTTCAGTGTTCTGGGCAACTAACATTG ATTTCTTCTACTACTGTCATTGATGGTTGCCAACTGAAATGTAATAATAGAATTGGAGTTAATGGTAGTACTATCAAAACAAAGTTGTGttctaaaaaatttactattaGAAGATATTCTTGGTTTCACAAATCTCATCTAACGATTCATGAAATCTTAACACTAACGTATTATTGGTGGAGTGAAATTTCTCAGAAGTATGGggaaaatgatttggatttag ctCATGGAACTACCATTGATTGGAACAATTTTTGCCGTGAAGTTTCGGAACATGTAGTAATTAACAATTCTGAAAAGATTGGTGGCTTTGGTATTACGGTAGAAATAGACGAatcgaaatttggcaaaagtaaTCTGTTAGATGCTGTAATGATTTTAGTTATTGTAATTTAA